From Trichocoleus sp. FACHB-46, one genomic window encodes:
- a CDS encoding nuclease-related domain-containing protein: MIVKELDAFVSQNKFAKAGRTAEEQMAFYLRRAFSDEQKLYVFNGLRLEQDNDAAQIDHLILHRHGVVIIESKSVSEQVEVNQHGEWIRWFNGTPQGMPSPIQQARRQADFLKKYLNDHADRLRGKILGLQTYFGGMGLDVLVAISDSGMIKRSEGITLEEISKADQVVERVQAIVEKYRKANSLFSLNLKDAGYWFNDEELSKIADFLVQHHRPLGQPVSEPPLVETPKLKISQLASPTQAATSIPKLRLSPQPKEVVASQAQSCQHCHSSHLSVEYGKYGYYLKCTECSGNTSIKAVCPACNAKAKIRKSGKQFFAECASCETSALFHTNP; the protein is encoded by the coding sequence GGCGTACAGCCGAGGAGCAAATGGCATTCTACCTACGCCGCGCCTTTAGCGATGAGCAAAAGCTTTATGTGTTTAACGGGTTGCGTTTAGAGCAGGACAATGATGCGGCTCAAATTGACCATTTGATCCTGCACCGACATGGAGTCGTAATTATTGAAAGTAAAAGTGTTTCAGAGCAAGTCGAAGTGAATCAACATGGCGAATGGATTCGTTGGTTCAACGGCACTCCTCAAGGAATGCCATCTCCTATTCAGCAAGCTCGTAGACAAGCAGACTTTCTGAAGAAATACCTGAATGACCATGCAGATAGACTACGAGGAAAAATTTTAGGGTTACAAACTTACTTTGGTGGCATGGGCCTAGATGTTCTCGTTGCAATTTCTGACTCTGGCATGATCAAGCGCTCTGAAGGAATAACTTTAGAAGAGATTTCTAAGGCTGATCAAGTTGTAGAGCGAGTACAGGCAATCGTTGAAAAATATCGAAAAGCCAACAGCCTGTTTAGCCTCAATCTTAAAGATGCAGGCTACTGGTTCAATGACGAAGAACTGTCTAAGATAGCTGACTTCTTAGTTCAGCACCATCGGCCTTTAGGTCAACCCGTTTCTGAACCACCTTTAGTAGAAACGCCAAAGCTCAAAATTTCTCAGCTTGCTTCGCCCACTCAAGCAGCTACCTCCATACCAAAACTTCGTTTGTCGCCACAACCTAAAGAGGTCGTGGCTTCTCAGGCTCAAAGCTGCCAACATTGCCACAGCTCCCACTTGTCAGTCGAGTATGGCAAATATGGCTATTACTTGAAGTGCACTGAATGTAGCGGCAATACGTCAATTAAGGCAGTTTGCCCTGCTTGCAATGCCAAAGCAAAAATTCGCAAAAGTGGCAAACAGTTTTTCGCAGAGTGCGCTAGTTGTGAGACATCTGCGTTATTTCATACAAATCCTTGA
- a CDS encoding glycogen debranching protein, whose protein sequence is MTIWVNEQIDPSGILYSCIASCSEDHAKDCHESFESNLTETQKKAGWVATMRTVNSWDEVPASALKLD, encoded by the coding sequence ATGACAATTTGGGTAAACGAACAAATTGATCCCTCTGGCATCCTCTACTCTTGCATCGCTTCTTGCAGTGAAGATCACGCCAAGGATTGCCATGAGTCGTTTGAGAGCAACCTCACCGAAACCCAAAAAAAAGCAGGTTGGGTTGCTACGATGCGAACGGTCAATTCTTGGGATGAAGTTCCTGCGAGTGCTTTAAAGCTGGACTAA
- a CDS encoding GNAT family N-acetyltransferase produces MALSTACVVRPAIAADVPTIFALIQALAEYEKLSDEVVGSPATLESHLFGDRPYAEALVAEVAAQGVGFALFFHNYSTFLTQPGIYLEDLFVLPEYRGQGIGKALLTYLAQLAVTRNCGRLEWSVLDWNAPAIAFYERMGADVLPDWRTCRVTGQSLANLAAIAPAITQLS; encoded by the coding sequence ATGGCCTTGTCTACTGCTTGTGTGGTGCGTCCTGCGATCGCCGCCGATGTTCCGACTATTTTTGCCTTAATTCAAGCCTTGGCGGAGTACGAGAAACTATCTGATGAGGTGGTAGGTAGTCCAGCAACTTTAGAGTCGCATCTATTTGGCGATCGCCCTTATGCCGAAGCACTGGTGGCAGAAGTGGCGGCTCAAGGTGTGGGGTTTGCGCTGTTTTTTCACAACTATTCCACCTTTTTGACTCAGCCAGGAATTTATCTGGAAGATTTGTTTGTGCTGCCAGAGTACCGAGGTCAAGGAATTGGCAAAGCGTTGCTGACGTACCTAGCTCAACTCGCAGTCACTCGAAATTGTGGTCGACTAGAGTGGAGCGTTTTGGATTGGAATGCCCCAGCGATCGCGTTTTATGAACGGATGGGAGCCGATGTTTTACCCGATTGGCGTACTTGTCGAGTCACGGGTCAGTCACTGGCAAATTTGGCCGCGATCGCTCCTGCTATAACTCAACTCAGTTAA
- a CDS encoding RNA polymerase sigma factor, RpoD/SigA family, with translation MYPPNSLSNPDTQLDFDMRFSEFDPANTLQIETEPDFTSVTTFEEADLAGGEVEPGVADLVTPDALDLGDSSLLELEDPDTTVQIATRLSGYNKTVSDDAVGAFFKEMARYPLLKANEEIELARRVQYLVEIDELHERLKTELDRHPSKADLAAALELTERQLEHRLYQSRVAKRKMIRSNLRLVVSIAKRYLNRGVPFLDLIQEGALGLNRATEKFDPDKGYKFSTYAYWWIRQGITRTIANDARTIRLPVHVVEKLNKLKKVHRDLKRELGRNPSEEEVAEALEVSPRQLRELQQVRRRSLSLNHRVGKGEDTELMDLLEDGNTQSPEAQISEVMMSQDIWEVLADVLTQREKDIISLRYGLATGEPCTLEEVGGLFNLSRERVRQIQSKAMRKLRRPQVAARLKGWLK, from the coding sequence ATGTATCCACCCAATAGCCTCTCTAACCCAGACACCCAGTTAGATTTTGATATGCGCTTTTCTGAGTTTGACCCTGCCAATACCTTACAAATCGAAACAGAACCTGATTTCACAAGTGTGACGACTTTTGAGGAGGCTGATTTAGCTGGAGGTGAAGTAGAGCCAGGTGTAGCCGATTTAGTCACACCCGACGCTCTAGATTTAGGGGATAGCAGCCTCTTAGAGTTGGAAGATCCAGATACCACGGTACAAATCGCGACTAGGCTGTCAGGTTATAACAAAACTGTATCGGATGACGCTGTAGGTGCCTTCTTCAAGGAGATGGCTCGCTACCCGCTACTCAAAGCCAACGAAGAAATCGAGTTGGCGCGGCGAGTCCAGTATCTCGTTGAAATCGACGAACTGCATGAACGCCTCAAAACTGAATTAGACCGTCATCCCAGCAAAGCAGACTTAGCGGCAGCTCTGGAATTGACAGAACGGCAGCTCGAACACCGTCTCTATCAGAGCCGTGTAGCCAAGCGCAAAATGATTCGCTCGAACTTGCGATTGGTGGTCTCGATCGCCAAACGATATTTGAATCGGGGCGTGCCTTTTCTAGATCTGATTCAAGAAGGGGCTTTGGGTCTGAACCGCGCTACTGAAAAGTTTGACCCCGATAAGGGATATAAGTTTTCTACCTATGCGTACTGGTGGATTCGCCAGGGGATCACTCGGACGATCGCCAATGATGCTCGGACGATTCGTCTCCCGGTGCATGTGGTGGAGAAGCTAAATAAGCTGAAAAAAGTCCACCGTGATCTGAAGCGGGAACTGGGTCGTAACCCTAGTGAAGAAGAAGTAGCAGAAGCTTTAGAAGTCTCACCTCGGCAACTCCGGGAGCTGCAACAGGTACGGCGGCGCTCGCTCTCCCTCAATCATCGCGTCGGTAAAGGCGAAGACACAGAGCTGATGGATCTGCTAGAAGATGGCAACACCCAATCGCCAGAAGCGCAGATCAGTGAAGTGATGATGAGCCAAGATATCTGGGAAGTGTTGGCCGATGTGCTGACACAGAGAGAGAAGGATATTATCTCTCTACGCTATGGCTTGGCCACCGGAGAACCTTGCACCCTGGAAGAAGTTGGTGGTTTATTTAACCTTTCACGAGAACGGGTGCGCCAAATTCAAAGCAAAGCGATGCGCAAACTCCGTCGTCCGCAAGTGGCGGCACGATTGAAAGGTTGGCTGAAATAG
- the priA gene encoding primosomal protein N' encodes MRSRMFDSSLSLATPLLAESGINDSYRFATFSWVEVLVDCPGAQGLFTYALPPDLTVQPGDILTVPFGAQQVGAIAIHLLAQLPPDLPPTQVREVEEVVSTGFFPATYWTLLNQVADYYCTSLMAVIRVALPPGLLGRSQRRVRLIELKALGGLDPSELSSVAQQVLSRLQAQKQGSYTWQYLQQKISGADRGLRELLKQGWIESYLEPPATVRPKLRQAVTLVAASHLEGSLSPRQQEIIQALQREGGDLWLSDLLQLCRTSSGTVQTLAKKGCIVIQPREILRAEAGVAIAPDQPKDLTPDQAQALATITSLSGFAQVLLHGVTGSGKTEVYLQAIAPVLQHGQSALVLVPEIGLTPQLTDRFRARFGSKVCVYHSALSEGERYDTWRQMLSGSPQVVIGTRSAVFAPLPQLGLIILDEEHDSSFKQDQPAPCYHARTVAQWRAELVNCPLILGSATPSIETWVSAKAKQDVNPPAPHYLSLPSRVRSRPLPPIEVVDMRQEFQQGNRTIFSRALQVALERLRERGQQGILFIHRRGHSTFVSCRSCGYVVDCPNCDVSLSYHHTHAEATQLLRCHYCNHTAIHPPQCPECSSPYLKFFGSGTQRVTQELAKHLPDLRCLRFDSDTTRTKGSHRALLTQFAQGDADLLVGTQMLTKGIDLPQVTLVGVIAADGLLHLPDFRASERAFQTLTQVAGRAGRGDEPGQVIIQTYSPEHFVVEAVQRHEYEPFVSAELLQRQTLRFPPHNRLVLLKFSSPDPLAVQKTAKRIAAVLAPQQAESGYELLGPAPASILRVARRYRWQVLLKLPLDRAVELPDWNELRSLCPPNVSMTVDVDPLNLL; translated from the coding sequence ATGCGTTCTCGTATGTTTGATTCCAGTCTTAGTCTTGCTACTCCCCTATTGGCTGAGTCTGGGATCAATGACTCTTACCGTTTTGCCACCTTTTCCTGGGTTGAAGTTTTAGTAGACTGCCCTGGAGCCCAAGGGCTTTTCACTTATGCCTTGCCGCCTGATTTGACGGTGCAGCCGGGGGATATTCTGACAGTGCCGTTTGGGGCTCAACAAGTCGGTGCGATCGCAATTCACCTTTTAGCTCAGCTGCCTCCAGATCTACCTCCAACCCAGGTTAGAGAGGTGGAAGAGGTGGTCAGCACAGGGTTCTTTCCAGCTACCTATTGGACTCTACTGAACCAAGTTGCTGACTACTACTGCACTTCGCTGATGGCAGTGATTCGGGTAGCCCTGCCTCCTGGTTTATTAGGGCGATCGCAACGACGAGTCCGCCTGATTGAGCTAAAAGCTTTAGGTGGACTTGATCCCAGCGAATTAAGTTCAGTCGCGCAGCAAGTTTTAAGTAGGCTCCAAGCTCAAAAGCAGGGTAGCTACACTTGGCAGTATCTCCAGCAAAAAATTTCGGGTGCCGATCGGGGACTGCGAGAACTGCTGAAGCAAGGCTGGATCGAGAGTTACCTGGAACCTCCTGCCACAGTGCGTCCGAAGCTACGTCAAGCGGTTACTTTAGTGGCGGCTAGCCATCTGGAAGGCAGCCTGAGCCCACGCCAACAAGAAATTATTCAAGCCCTTCAGCGAGAAGGAGGGGATCTGTGGCTCAGTGATCTCCTCCAGCTTTGTCGGACTAGTTCTGGTACGGTGCAAACCTTAGCTAAAAAAGGTTGCATTGTTATTCAGCCGCGCGAAATTTTACGGGCTGAAGCAGGGGTAGCGATCGCGCCCGACCAACCCAAAGACCTCACCCCCGATCAAGCTCAAGCGCTTGCGACCATCACTTCACTCTCTGGCTTTGCCCAGGTATTACTGCACGGAGTGACGGGTTCTGGTAAGACCGAGGTTTATCTCCAGGCGATCGCCCCCGTCCTGCAACATGGTCAGTCAGCGTTAGTGTTGGTGCCAGAAATTGGTTTAACGCCTCAGCTCACCGATCGCTTCCGCGCTAGGTTTGGCAGCAAGGTTTGTGTTTACCACAGCGCCCTCTCGGAGGGGGAGCGGTACGATACTTGGCGGCAAATGCTTAGCGGTAGCCCCCAAGTGGTAATTGGGACGCGATCGGCGGTGTTTGCGCCATTGCCGCAGCTCGGCCTGATTATTTTAGATGAGGAACACGACTCCAGCTTTAAGCAAGACCAACCTGCTCCCTGCTACCATGCGCGCACTGTGGCTCAATGGCGAGCCGAGTTAGTCAACTGCCCTTTGATCTTAGGTTCCGCCACTCCTTCGATTGAAACTTGGGTCAGTGCCAAAGCTAAACAAGACGTTAACCCGCCCGCACCGCATTACTTGTCTTTGCCTAGTCGCGTGCGATCGCGGCCTCTGCCACCGATTGAAGTCGTTGATATGCGGCAGGAATTTCAGCAGGGGAACCGCACCATTTTCAGTCGCGCTTTGCAGGTAGCCCTAGAACGACTTCGAGAACGAGGCCAACAGGGAATTCTGTTTATCCACCGCCGAGGGCACAGCACCTTTGTTTCCTGCCGCAGTTGCGGCTATGTGGTGGATTGCCCCAACTGTGACGTCTCCTTGTCTTACCATCACACCCACGCTGAGGCGACTCAACTGCTGCGGTGCCACTACTGCAACCATACTGCTATCCATCCGCCTCAATGCCCGGAATGTAGCTCCCCTTATCTCAAATTCTTCGGCAGCGGCACCCAACGAGTCACGCAAGAACTGGCAAAGCACTTACCTGACCTGCGCTGTCTGCGGTTTGATAGCGATACCACCCGCACCAAAGGATCGCACCGAGCTTTATTAACGCAGTTTGCCCAAGGAGACGCAGATTTGTTGGTGGGCACACAGATGCTGACTAAAGGCATTGACCTGCCTCAAGTGACTCTAGTTGGCGTGATCGCAGCAGACGGCTTATTGCACCTGCCAGACTTTCGGGCCAGTGAGCGGGCTTTTCAGACTCTGACCCAAGTCGCAGGTCGCGCAGGCCGAGGCGATGAACCCGGACAAGTGATTATTCAAACCTATTCGCCAGAACATTTTGTAGTTGAGGCGGTGCAACGCCACGAATACGAGCCATTTGTCAGCGCCGAGTTACTGCAACGACAAACCTTACGATTTCCGCCTCACAATCGACTGGTACTGCTGAAATTTAGCAGTCCTGACCCACTAGCGGTCCAGAAAACAGCCAAACGCATTGCTGCGGTGCTCGCGCCTCAACAAGCAGAGTCAGGCTATGAATTACTGGGGCCAGCGCCAGCCAGTATCTTGCGGGTAGCGCGGCGGTATCGTTGGCAGGTGCTGCTGAAGTTGCCGCTGGATCGAGCAGTGGAGTTGCCCGACTGGAATGAGTTGCGATCGCTCTGCCCACCCAACGTCAGCATGACCGTTGATGTCGATCCGCTAAACTTGCTCTAA
- a CDS encoding NAD+ synthase, with amino-acid sequence MKIAIAQLNPTIGDLTGNAQRILAAAQQAAAQGARLLLTPELSLCGYPPRDLLLDPSFLEAMQRVLRQLAQDLPPGLAALVGTVEWNERSLEEGGKPLFNSTALLEQQQVRQIFHKRLLPTYDVFDEDRYFEPGRQINHFHLDSLHVGVTICEDLWNDEEFWGKRSYTTNPIADLAQTGVAFTINLSASPYSVGKRKIRQAMLQHSATRYQQPIIYVNQVGGNDDLIFDGNSFVLNRQGELIAQGQAFSSDLVLLKYDPEQQDLRAVDASLAAIAPHSSSEMAEIWSALVLGVQDYARKCGFSQVVLGLSGGIDSSLVAAIAAEALGPENVFGVLMPSPHSSEHSITDALDLAEKLGIKTHTLPIGNLMQDYDQGLADLFAGTDPGIAEENIQSRIRGNLLMAIANKFGHLLLSTGNKSEMAVGYCTLYGDMNGGLAAIADVPKTCVYALCEWLNSPCEAHQFSSLTSKIQNPKSELIPTHILTKPPSAELKPGQVDQDSLPPYDILDDILDRFIHEHQPPDAIVAAGHDAAVVDRVVKMVTRSEFKRRQAPPGIKITDRAFGTGWRMPIASRWVAASTPTAALASMAEAPKH; translated from the coding sequence ATGAAAATTGCGATCGCTCAACTTAATCCCACCATTGGCGATTTGACCGGGAACGCTCAGCGGATTCTGGCAGCGGCCCAACAAGCAGCAGCCCAAGGTGCACGTTTACTCCTGACCCCAGAACTCTCGTTGTGTGGCTACCCGCCTCGTGACTTGCTGTTAGATCCCAGCTTTCTAGAAGCGATGCAGCGAGTGTTGCGACAGTTAGCCCAGGATCTACCACCCGGATTAGCCGCTTTAGTGGGGACAGTGGAGTGGAATGAGCGATCGCTCGAAGAAGGTGGCAAACCGTTATTCAATAGCACCGCGCTTTTAGAGCAGCAACAGGTACGCCAGATTTTTCACAAACGACTGTTACCTACTTATGACGTGTTTGATGAGGACCGCTACTTTGAGCCAGGTCGCCAAATCAATCACTTTCACCTGGACTCCCTGCATGTGGGCGTGACTATTTGCGAAGACCTCTGGAACGATGAAGAATTTTGGGGCAAGCGCAGCTACACGACCAACCCGATCGCCGATTTAGCCCAAACAGGCGTAGCTTTCACCATTAACCTCTCTGCTTCCCCCTACAGCGTCGGCAAACGCAAAATCCGCCAAGCCATGTTGCAACATAGCGCCACTCGCTATCAGCAGCCGATTATTTATGTCAATCAAGTCGGTGGCAATGATGACTTGATTTTTGATGGCAACAGTTTTGTGCTGAATCGCCAAGGAGAGCTCATTGCCCAGGGTCAGGCATTCTCTAGTGACCTAGTGTTACTGAAGTATGACCCAGAACAGCAAGATTTAAGAGCGGTAGACGCTTCTCTTGCGGCGATCGCTCCTCACTCCAGTTCTGAAATGGCAGAAATTTGGTCCGCTCTCGTTCTAGGGGTTCAAGACTATGCCCGCAAGTGTGGCTTTTCGCAGGTGGTATTGGGTCTGAGCGGTGGCATTGACTCCTCTTTAGTAGCGGCGATCGCAGCAGAAGCATTGGGGCCAGAAAATGTTTTTGGTGTGCTGATGCCCTCACCCCATAGTTCCGAGCACTCCATTACGGATGCCTTAGATTTAGCCGAAAAACTGGGGATCAAAACTCATACACTGCCGATCGGAAATTTAATGCAGGATTACGATCAAGGATTAGCAGACTTGTTTGCTGGCACTGATCCTGGCATTGCCGAAGAAAACATCCAGTCTCGGATTCGGGGCAACTTGTTGATGGCGATCGCCAATAAATTCGGTCATCTGCTGCTCTCGACGGGCAACAAATCCGAAATGGCGGTGGGCTACTGCACCCTTTACGGCGATATGAACGGTGGATTGGCCGCGATCGCAGATGTGCCCAAAACCTGCGTTTACGCTCTCTGTGAATGGCTCAACTCTCCTTGTGAAGCTCATCAATTTTCTAGTCTCACGTCCAAAATCCAAAATCCAAAATCTGAACTAATTCCGACTCACATTCTCACCAAACCACCCAGCGCCGAACTCAAGCCAGGGCAAGTAGACCAAGATTCTTTACCGCCCTACGACATTCTCGACGACATTCTCGATCGCTTTATTCATGAGCACCAGCCTCCCGATGCGATCGTGGCGGCTGGTCATGATGCTGCCGTGGTCGATCGCGTGGTCAAAATGGTGACGCGGTCTGAGTTCAAGCGCCGCCAAGCTCCTCCGGGGATCAAGATTACCGATCGCGCTTTTGGTACTGGATGGCGGATGCCAATCGCTAGTCGCTGGGTTGCGGCTAGTACTCCAACTGCTGCATTGGCCTCTATGGCAGAAGCACCTAAGCATTAA
- a CDS encoding carbohydrate ABC transporter permease has product MQKLVSKDGVFLRQQLTPYLFLLPALIVLALTVFWPALQAFYLSFTRFEYDLTQTPQWAGFSNLERLWADPVFWQTLRNTVLYLVCVVPILVIAPLGLAILVNQKLRGIRWFRVAFYTPVVISMVVAGIAWRWLYADNGLLNQFLKALGMAEGIPWLTSPRFALFSVMAVTIWKGLGYYMVIYLAGLQSIPADLYEAAAIDGSDGIKKHWDITVPLMQPYLFLVAVISSISATKVFEEIYIMTQGGPRNSSKTIVYYLYEQAFQDLEMSYACTIGLVLFLIILSLSLVRLWIGGQESAVS; this is encoded by the coding sequence ATGCAGAAATTAGTTTCTAAAGATGGCGTCTTTCTCAGACAACAGCTCACTCCCTATTTATTTCTGTTGCCAGCGCTGATTGTCTTGGCTCTAACAGTTTTTTGGCCTGCTCTACAGGCGTTTTACCTCAGTTTTACCCGCTTCGAGTACGACCTCACCCAAACTCCTCAATGGGCTGGATTCAGCAACCTAGAGCGTCTCTGGGCTGATCCGGTGTTTTGGCAAACGCTTCGCAATACAGTGCTTTACTTAGTATGCGTAGTGCCAATTTTAGTCATAGCACCTCTCGGTTTGGCAATTTTAGTCAACCAAAAGCTGCGCGGCATTCGCTGGTTTCGGGTGGCTTTCTACACGCCTGTTGTCATCTCGATGGTCGTGGCTGGGATTGCTTGGCGTTGGCTATACGCCGACAATGGCCTGCTGAATCAATTTCTCAAGGCGTTGGGGATGGCAGAAGGCATTCCTTGGTTAACCAGTCCTCGATTTGCCCTGTTTAGCGTCATGGCAGTGACGATTTGGAAAGGGCTGGGCTACTACATGGTGATTTATCTGGCGGGTCTGCAATCGATTCCGGCAGACTTGTATGAAGCCGCCGCGATCGATGGCTCCGATGGCATCAAAAAACATTGGGATATCACGGTTCCCCTAATGCAGCCCTACTTGTTTCTCGTGGCAGTGATTTCTTCAATCTCAGCAACTAAGGTCTTTGAAGAAATTTACATCATGACCCAAGGAGGACCCCGCAATAGCTCTAAAACAATTGTGTATTACCTCTACGAGCAAGCCTTTCAAGACTTAGAGATGAGCTACGCCTGCACAATTGGGCTAGTCCTGTTCTTGATCATTCTGAGCTTATCTCTTGTGCGCCTCTGGATTGGGGGCCAAGAATCAGCCGTGAGTTGA
- a CDS encoding DUF2834 domain-containing protein, translating to MVRKILLWWIWAGFVVYTIRLAPLDQPDTWAIARKLLTLRWADLNTYLVVIFWLMGVWPMIYACLMFADGRRQSIPAWPYFLGSNGTGVLCLLPYLGLRQPNQEFSGPKDAWLRTLDSRSMGIGLTVCAIALIAYALLVGDWGNFVQEWQTRSFVHLIAIDFCLMCLIFPLSTLLNDDMARRGLHSPQLFWLAALVPLFGPLLYLCLRPPLPELDLTSSPLAPPTADVTYDSTHG from the coding sequence ATGGTTAGAAAGATTTTGCTGTGGTGGATTTGGGCGGGGTTTGTCGTTTATACCATCCGCTTGGCCCCGCTCGATCAACCTGATACTTGGGCGATCGCCCGCAAGTTGCTCACCCTCCGCTGGGCAGACTTGAATACTTATCTTGTGGTGATCTTCTGGCTCATGGGAGTGTGGCCCATGATCTACGCCTGCCTGATGTTTGCCGACGGTCGGAGGCAATCGATCCCGGCGTGGCCTTACTTTCTCGGCTCCAATGGGACAGGGGTGCTGTGTTTGCTGCCCTACTTAGGGTTGCGGCAGCCGAATCAAGAGTTTTCTGGGCCTAAAGATGCCTGGCTACGAACGTTAGATTCTCGCTCTATGGGAATTGGTTTAACGGTTTGCGCGATCGCTTTGATTGCCTATGCGCTGCTAGTAGGAGATTGGGGAAACTTTGTACAGGAATGGCAAACGAGGTCTTTTGTTCACTTGATCGCCATTGATTTTTGCCTAATGTGCCTGATCTTTCCGCTCTCGACCTTGTTGAACGATGACATGGCGCGTCGGGGTCTGCATAGCCCACAGCTTTTTTGGCTAGCTGCTCTGGTACCTTTGTTTGGGCCTTTGCTCTACCTCTGTCTGCGGCCTCCCCTGCCAGAATTAGACCTGACTTCGTCGCCTCTCGCACCACCAACCGCAGACGTTACTTACGACTCAACTCACGGCTGA
- the cutA gene encoding divalent-cation tolerance protein CutA: protein MELEATDGYGVVLVTATSQAEAEAIAETLITAKLAACVSFTPIHSIYTWQGQVHKDQEWQLFIKTDLAQFAALVAKVQEVHSYDVPEIIALPIVAGSPAYLQWLGEQVRR from the coding sequence ATGGAACTAGAGGCGACCGATGGCTATGGAGTTGTTTTAGTGACAGCCACCTCCCAAGCCGAAGCAGAGGCGATCGCAGAAACTTTGATTACAGCGAAGCTAGCAGCCTGTGTTAGTTTCACCCCTATTCACTCGATTTACACCTGGCAGGGGCAAGTCCACAAAGACCAAGAATGGCAACTTTTCATCAAAACAGATTTAGCGCAATTTGCAGCTTTGGTCGCTAAGGTTCAGGAAGTGCATTCCTACGACGTGCCAGAAATTATTGCCTTGCCGATCGTGGCAGGTTCCCCAGCCTATCTTCAGTGGTTAGGTGAGCAAGTACGCAGATAG
- a CDS encoding inorganic phosphate transporter, which translates to MLHQAFLPLALTSGLALYLAWNLGANDVANSMGTSVGSKAVTLRQALVIAGILEFTGAVLFGRKVAGTLATGIINPELFATQPQVLVAGMVAVLLSCGLWLQIATSLSLPVSSSHAVVGALAGFGWVAVGSQAVDWQAIGLISLTWVVTPLISGAIAASFYGLVKHWILDQPNAMQSLYEWIPWLSAALFSVFGVIVLPSLSQPIQQFFAIQLGVTLPQHDIPLLLGAIATMGLTWVSWQQLAERVQQDDASNPVERQLGQFQVLSACFVAFAHGSNDVGNAVAPLAAIAYIQQTGTVPTEDFSVPIWILILGGAGIVGGLAVWGKKVIATIGEGITALQPSGGFCAELATAATVLLASRAGLPVSTSHALVGGVVGVGLVKSWQAVKFATLREIGLAWLVTIPIAAVLSALIFAGIRLLWL; encoded by the coding sequence ATGTTGCATCAAGCATTCCTACCGCTAGCCCTAACGAGTGGACTGGCGCTTTATTTAGCCTGGAACCTAGGAGCCAACGATGTAGCCAATTCAATGGGTACTTCCGTGGGTTCAAAAGCTGTCACGCTGCGGCAAGCGCTGGTGATTGCAGGTATTTTGGAGTTTACAGGCGCGGTTTTGTTTGGGCGTAAGGTTGCTGGAACTCTAGCAACGGGGATAATAAACCCAGAATTATTTGCGACGCAGCCCCAAGTTTTAGTCGCAGGGATGGTGGCAGTTTTACTGAGTTGCGGTCTTTGGTTGCAAATCGCCACGAGCTTAAGTTTGCCTGTGTCTTCCTCCCATGCGGTGGTTGGAGCTTTAGCAGGCTTTGGTTGGGTTGCGGTTGGGTCGCAAGCGGTAGACTGGCAAGCCATTGGTTTAATTTCTTTAACCTGGGTGGTTACGCCGCTGATTAGTGGAGCGATCGCCGCCTCGTTCTACGGTTTGGTGAAGCATTGGATTCTCGATCAACCCAATGCGATGCAGAGCTTATATGAATGGATTCCTTGGTTGAGTGCGGCTTTGTTCAGTGTGTTTGGGGTGATTGTGTTGCCATCCCTGAGTCAACCCATTCAGCAGTTTTTCGCGATTCAGTTGGGGGTGACGCTGCCCCAGCACGATATTCCATTGCTGCTAGGCGCGATCGCCACGATGGGATTAACTTGGGTGAGTTGGCAACAACTCGCTGAGCGTGTGCAGCAGGATGATGCTAGCAACCCGGTAGAGCGGCAACTTGGGCAATTTCAAGTGTTGAGTGCTTGCTTTGTCGCTTTTGCTCATGGCTCTAATGATGTGGGAAATGCCGTCGCTCCTTTGGCTGCGATCGCTTATATCCAGCAAACGGGTACAGTCCCGACCGAGGATTTTAGTGTTCCTATTTGGATTTTGATTCTAGGTGGCGCAGGCATTGTGGGAGGGTTGGCCGTTTGGGGCAAAAAGGTGATTGCCACGATTGGTGAGGGCATCACAGCTTTGCAGCCGAGTGGAGGATTTTGTGCTGAACTCGCCACCGCGGCAACCGTTCTGTTGGCATCTCGTGCTGGTTTGCCTGTCTCTACTTCTCATGCCCTGGTTGGGGGAGTGGTCGGCGTTGGTTTAGTGAAAAGCTGGCAAGCCGTGAAATTCGCCACCTTGCGGGAGATTGGTCTTGCCTGGTTAGTTACTATTCCGATTGCAGCGGTGCTGTCAGCCCTAATCTTTGCTGGCATTCGCCTGCTGTGGTTATAA